The DNA region CGAGTCTTCCTTTGTGGCTCGGTTACGCTCTGGCGGACCTGGGCGCCGAGCTTCATTTCCGGCTTTTTCCCTCCCGGCGGCACGCCGCCCTCGCCAACCTGGCCGTGATGCTGCCGCGCTCGTCCCGCCGCGAGCGGCTCCAGATCGTGCGGCGCATGATGCGCAGCTACAACCGCATGCTGTTCGAGTTCTTCCGCCTCCCCCACATGGGCCGGGGGGAGCTGCTGTCCCGGGTCGAGGTGAGGGGACGCAAGCACCTGGAGAACGCCGTCGAGCGCGGGCGCGGAGTGATCATCTGCTGCACCCACCTCGGCAACTGGGAGCTGGCCGCGGTGGCCGTCGCCTACTGGGGCTATACGCTCCACGCCGTGGCGGGAGTCCAGCTCAACCGCTGGCTCACGGGTGCGGTGCGCGAGACCAAGAGCGAGCTCGCCATCCACACCGTGTCGCCCGAAGACGGCTTCCGCAAGCTGCTGCGCGCGCTCGAGCGCAACGAGCTCGTCGCGCTGATGGTCGATGGCGACATCTATCGTCACGGAACCCCCGTCGAGTGGTTCGGCCGTGAGACCCGCTTCCCATCGGGTCCGGGCGTGCTCGCGCAGCGCACCGGCGCGCTGGTGATCTGCGGCTACTGCGAGCGCGTGTCGCCCGGGCAGTTCCGCATCGTGATCGAGCCGGCCATCGATCCCGCCGCCTATCCCGACACCGAAGCGCTTCACCACGCGGTGGCGGGCATGGCCGAGCGGCACATCAAGGACCACCTCGATCAGTGGTGCATCTTCCGTCCGCTCTGGG from Candidatus Eisenbacteria bacterium includes:
- a CDS encoding lysophospholipid acyltransferase family protein, yielding MSRLLYGWLTSLTASLPLWLGYALADLGAELHFRLFPSRRHAALANLAVMLPRSSRRERLQIVRRMMRSYNRMLFEFFRLPHMGRGELLSRVEVRGRKHLENAVERGRGVIICCTHLGNWELAAVAVAYWGYTLHAVAGVQLNRWLTGAVRETKSELAIHTVSPEDGFRKLLRALERNELVALMVDGDIYRHGTPVEWFGRETRFPSGPGVLAQRTGALVICGYCERVSPGQFRIVIEPAIDPAAYPDTEALHHAVAGMAERHIKDHLDQWCIFRPLWEGTPGEAPATAIDGQRAPA